The Brassica napus cultivar Da-Ae chromosome C7, Da-Ae, whole genome shotgun sequence genome has a segment encoding these proteins:
- the LOC111208816 gene encoding bZIP transcription factor 2: protein MASSSSTYRSSSSSDGGNPSDSAVTVDERKRKRMLSNRESARRSRMRKQKHVDDLTAQINQLSSDNRQILTSLTVTSELYMKIQAENSVLTAQMAELSTRLESLNEIVDLVTTTNGGGVDQIDGCEFDDRTAGINCDGYYDDMMMSGVNHWGGSVYTNQPIMANDINMY, encoded by the coding sequence ATGGCGTCATCAAGCAGCACATACCGGAGCTCGAGCTCCTCCGACGGCGGGAATCCATCTGACTCCGCCGTTACCGTCGACGAGCGGAAACGCAAGAGAATGCTATCGAATCGTGAATCTGCACGTAGATCAAGGATGCGTAAACAGAAACACGTCGACGATCTAACGGCTCAGATCAATCAGCTTTCAAGCGACAACCGTCAGATCTTGACGAGTCTCACCGTCACCTCTGAGCTTTACATGAAGATCCAAGCCGAGAACTCCGTCTTGACCGCTCAGATGGCGGAGCTAAGCACCAGACTCGAGTCGTTGAACGAGATCGTCGATCTCGTGACGACGACCAATGGTGGTGGTGTCGATCAGATCGACGGCTGTGAGTTCGATGATCGAACGGCTGGGATTAATTGCGACGGATATTACGATGATATGATGATGAGTGGCGTTAATCATTGGGGTGGTTCGGTTTACACTAACCAACCCATCATGGCCAATGATATCAATATGTattga
- the LOC111208966 gene encoding uncharacterized protein LOC111208966 has protein sequence MWVKNTILRGETFWDVRAVAVGSWIWKKLLELRPLAKQFMRMEVHSGKSVGFWTDLWHPMGRLIEVIGERGTHKLGIVRNASGWSSMEVKEFPFVLAQDDDDVAVWKIGAEEYGKEFSASNIWNISNSPYQAALDRLSTGTRRRMWGITQGCPFCGEPEELRDHLYFACPYTYGLWLQILARILGATRDRLASIFLRIALQVTVVGPNFGH, from the exons ATGTGGGTGAAGAATACTATATTAAGAGGAGAGACTTTCTGGGACGTCAGAGCAGTAGCAGTGGGGTCTTGGATATGGAAGAAGCTGTTGGAACTGAGGCCTTTAGCAAAACAGTTTATGCGTATGGAAGTTCATAGTGGAAAATCTGTGGGTTTCTGGACAGATCTATGGCATCCTATGGGGAGACTAATCGAGGTTATTGGTGAAAGAGGAACTCATAAGCTTGGTATTGTGAGGAATGCATCTGGTTGGTCATCAATGGAG GTGAAGGAGTTTCCATTCGTTCTGGCgcaagatgatgatgatgtagcGGTTTGGAAAATAGGGGCAGAGGAGTATGGAAAGGAGTTCTCCGCTTCTAACATTTGGAACATATCGAACTCACCATATCAAGCTGCCTTG GATAGGCTCTCCACGGGGACTAGAAGGAGAATGTGGGGGATAACGCAAGGATGTCCCTTCTGTGGTGAACCAGAGGAATTAAGAGATCATTTGTATTTCGCGTGTCCATATACCTATGGCCTTTGGTTGCAGATTTTGGCTCGTATACTTGGTGCTACACGTGACAGGCTTGCCTCTATCTTTCTGAGAATAGCGCTGCAAGTCACTGTTGTTGGACCTAATTTCGGTCATTAA
- the LOC111208965 gene encoding uncharacterized protein LOC111208965 yields the protein MAFTQMAPNFFRYLLASWVRAQEEGLEFGLRELKQLFAIKRNNGFSGTMILAPRSGRVIIEGIPNKDDRWREKFFVFKVNPASVGDFDFERIPREWSDDIEPFGHVPMTPELRGLKATLRRGSPRWLAFTHDRIRTAYALPPGVNCATHVALVALVRPKKGRGNKRKKEKEVLLDRPDESSEVGSLEGAQKVQRGPVLRSRSQAQSPGLLSRPVSIAIPNGGTRKASDNSASSAGDQALNDEVDSLTHRRRRWVLEEINTVTLGSSSSGLPPPLRVSGEGTSRINSSARLSSVPEASSWAFSYDNEILILENPDSLATIWRKIIAEGCELPSLERMRERDAYVRMAVANAKEEIAGHLLTIQQLRGELEVAREVERQRKAEIEESKNKLAAAKAEKVAIQSDLDSMKEKHRREIEGRDRRVRKDRHLARLSLAQEYDGVLAVVKNKLEQKKKETAAEIRLQEARARIEALTEYNEGGFELEAELENLKDLEVSLEVNYGLASVSDPSLSRLDLP from the exons ATGGCGTTTACCCAGATGGCTCCTAACTTTTTTCGCTATTTATTGGCCTCCTGGGTCCGAGCTCAGGAGGAAGGTCTTGAGTTCGGACTCAGGGAGTTGAAACAATTGTTCGCTATAAAGCGGAACAATGGCTTTTCTGGCACGATGATTCTTGCTCCCCGCTCTGGTCGTGTTATTATTGAAGGTATTCCCAATAAAGATGATCGATGGAGAGAaaagttctttgtttttaaggttaACCCGGCGTCGGTCGGGGATTTTGACTTTGAGAGGATCCCTAGGGAATGGTCCGACGAcattg AGCCCTTTGGTCATGTGCCCATGACTCCCGAGCTTCGTGGGTTAAAGGCTACTTTGCGACGTGGTAGTCCTCGATGGCTCGCTTTTACTCATGACCGAATTAGAACTGCTTATGCTCTCCCGCCGGGTGTGAACTGTGCTACTCATGTTGCCTTGGTGGCTCTCGTTCGGCCCAAGAAAGGTCGTGGCAACAAGA ggaagaaggagaaggaggtgtTGCTCGATCGTCCTGATGAGTCTTCTGAGGTCGGGTCGTTAGAGGGAGCTCAGAAAGTTCAGCGCGGGCCGGTTCTTAGATCGAGGTCACAGGCTCAGTCTCCTGGCCTTCTGTCTAGGCCGGTATCGATTGCTATCCCTAACGGTGGGACTCGTAAAGCATCGGATAACTCGGCGAGTTCTGCTGGCGATCAAGCTCTTAACGACGAGGTCGATTCATTGACTCACCGGCGTCGACGTTGGGTCTTGGAGGAGATTAACACTGTGACTTTGGGGTCATCGAGCTCGGGACTCCCTCCACCGTTACGTGTTTCTGGTGAAGGTACTTCGCGGATTAACTCCAGCGCCCGTCTTTCGAGCGTGCCCGAAGCCTCTTCGTGGGCGTTTTCATATGATAACGAGATTCTTATCCTTGAGAACCCCGATTCCCTCGCTACGATCTGGCGTAAGATCATAGCGGAAGGATGCGAGCTCCCTTCTCTGGAGCGTATGCGAGAGCGTGATGCCTATGTTCGGATGGCAGTTGCGAATGCCAAG GAGGAGATCGCGGGTCATCTTCTCACGATCCAACAGCTTCGAGGTGAGTTGGAGGTTGCTCGGGAGGTGGAGAGGCAGCGCAAAGCGGAGATCGAGGAGTCAAAGAATAAGTTGGCTGCTGCTAAGGCGGAGAAGGTCGCTATTCAGAGCGATCTTGACTCGATGAAGGAGAAGCATAGGCGAGAGATCGAAGGTCGAGATAGGCGAGTTCGCAAAGATCGCCACCTTGCTCGTCTCTCTCTTGCTCAAGAATATGATGGGGTTCTGGCTGTAGTGAAGAACAAGTTGGagcagaagaaaaaggaaacgGCTGCGGAGATTCGTTTGCAAGAGGCGCGAGCTCGTATTGAGGCTTTGACTGAGTATAATGAGGGTGGCTTCGAGCTCGAAGCAGAGTTGGAGAATCTTAAAGACCTGGAGGTTTCGCTCGAAGTTAATTACGGTCTTGCTTCGGTGTCTGATCCTTCTCTTAGTCGCCTCGATCTTCCTTAG
- the LOC125590374 gene encoding uncharacterized protein LOC125590374 → MYSELIRKFDALSEHIKRLDGQVAENATAIKREEGRLPGRTDANPKRQINVVLLRSGKCLIPSTIEISSAEKHAIVEENGENRSRPIILDDSNTESETPREKELPNTEEAAINLEEEEEELEEDVEINRQEKTNVDRHATGNIDRHSGNNIDRRSTPAEPAVERVYRPLPPFLPNKTQTKRELDKTICKKAFDKIMLEMPLSDAIKVSPSIKKYVKDIVSNSFPAAERSVMMVSEEVSAIIQGGTPIKRPDPGSFVLDCNIRNKNFPRSLCDLGSSVNLMPHSVAISLGYDKFKPTKITLVLADRSVRLPEGVLDDVPIRINDCHVPTDFVVLKYRNEPKDPLIFGRPFLATPGAIIDVKEGRICLNIGNIPMTLDMDKIISRPLIDKQTSYVGDIGELTEESFGNLHSDDPLEKVLTSSEEETFSVTRRAEE, encoded by the coding sequence ATGTACAGTGAGCTAATAAGGAAGTTCGATGCTTTAAGTGAACACATTAAGAGACTGGACGGTCAAGTCGCGGAAAACGCAACTGCCATCAAGAGAGAGGAAGGACGTCTCCCTGGGCGGACTGACGCGAACCCGAAACGTCAAATTAATGTCGTGCTACTAAGGAGCGGAAAATGCCTAATCCCGAGCACGATAGAAATCAGTAGCGCAGAAAAACATGCTATAGTTGAGGAAAATGGTGAAAATAGGTCACGCCCGATAATCCTCGATGATTCCAATACCGAGTCAGAAACCCCTCGAGAGAAGGAGCTTCCCAACACTGAGGAAGCAGCCATCAACcttgaggaggaggaagaagagttgGAGGAAGATGTGGAAATCAATCGACAAGAGAaaaccaacgtcgatcgacatgCTACAggaaatatcgatcgacattctggaaacaatatcgatcgacgatcGACTCCTGCTGAACCAGCTGTGGAAAGAGTATATAGGCCCCTACCACCCTTCCTTCCTAACAAGACTCAGACTAAGCGCGAATTGGATAAAACTAtatgcaagaaagcattcgatAAGATCATGTTGGAAATGCCATTGAGTGATGCCATAAAGGTATCaccttcaataaaaaaatatgtaaaagacaTAGTATCCAACAGCTTTCCAGCCGCTGAGCGTAGCGTCATGATGGTTTCAGAGGAAGTTAGTGCAATAATCCAAGGAGGAACTCCAATCAAGAGGCCCGATCCGGGTAGTTTTGTTTTGGATTGCAACATACGAAATAAAAATTTTCCTCGATCCCTTTGTGACCTAGGTTCCAGCGTAAACCTCATGCCACACTCTGTCGCGATATCCCTAGGATACGACAAGTTCAAACCTACCAAAATAACTCTGGTTCTGGCCGATAGATCCGTTAGATTACCTGAGGGAGTGCTCGATGACGTGCCAATAAGGATCAATGATTGCCACGTCCCAACGGATTTTGTGGTACTGAAATACCGAAATGAACCAAAAGATCCCCTAATTTTTGGTAGACCATTTCTAGCTACACCAGGTGCGATAATCGATGTCAAGGAAGGTAGAATATGTCTGAACATTGGGAATATTCCGATGACCTTAGACATGGATAAGATAATAAGTCGACCCTTAATCGATAAACAGACTTCCTATGTGGGTGATATCGGTGAACTGACTGAAGAGTCTTTCGGAAACCTGCACTCAGATGATCCTCTAGAGAAAGTACTCACATCTAGTGAAGAAGAAACATTCAGTGTCACCCGTAGAGCTGAAGAATAG